In Mytilus trossulus isolate FHL-02 chromosome 6, PNRI_Mtr1.1.1.hap1, whole genome shotgun sequence, a single window of DNA contains:
- the LOC134721238 gene encoding leucine-rich repeat-containing protein 15-like, giving the protein MEMKMAKTLLFVMICTMRIKTALLCPPLCNCNEDYYIYCDSVSLHDHQLPFVLADVSETATYIDFSYNLLRNISVNLFTRFQQLKYLIFAYNNIQNIDPGSLDQLPNLFVLDLRNNKLQTIESEVLSAQSMLSRLYLQNNNIESIHPDAFRNLFLLKELHLQRNKLTSLPLTLFRDMPMLTSLKLFDNELEFLADDTFSGLISLRELLLQNNVISNLSQKALHGLSKVKTLYIHGNAIMSIEKIHFDGLRSSIQVLNVSHNQIDEIKQDTFKDMYNLKTLDLSNNDIHVIENFSFELLSLDHLLLQHNRLTHLWKTYFTGAKKIVNLDISYNKLTDISSDAFDSLLNSIRVLTLNNNQIKHIHVGMFRGMKYLQELNLANNQIINIDSNGFEDLHNLKVLNLHKNQLDTVDGKFMQGLSSLRDLYLDCNPLKTATGFSFINPIHITMNLTLMAVIENGANISWPFKHGSQIYWSVTVICAQQTTNCVVDRKPEYFPPFTESIYLVNLSPSSMLYICVSPIFINSDIIINQCLFVNTLAKASSTTENPTLKTAPVSTGKKLHPIYFLYAEFNYMYFIVIYLIHGILK; this is encoded by the coding sequence ATGGAAATGAAAATGGCAAAAACTTTATTATTCGTAATGATATGTACAATGCGTATAAAAACGGCATTGCTCTGTCCGCCATTGTGTAACTGCAATGAAGATTACTACATATACTGTGATAGCGTCTCTTTACATGACCATCAGCTACCATTTGTATTGGCAGATGTTTCCGAAACTGCAACATACATTGATTTCAGCTACAACCTTTTACGAAATATCTCCGTTAATTTATTCACAAGATTTCAGCagttgaaatatttgatatttgcatATAACAATATTCAGAATATAGATCCGGGATCTTTGGACCAGTTACCGAACTTGTTTGTTCTCGATTTGAGAAATAATAAGCTTCAAACTATTGAAAGCGAGGTTCTTTCTGCACAGTCAATGCTAAGTCggttatatttacaaaacaataatattgAATCTATCCATCCAGACGCATTCcgaaatttatttcttttgaaagaACTGCATCtacaaagaaataaattaacTTCGTTACCATTAACGCTGTTCCGAGACATGCCGATGCTGACTTCTTTGAAGTTGTTTGATAACGAGTTAGAATTTCTTGCAGACGATACATTCTCAGGTTTGATTTCTTTACGAGAACTACTCTTGCAAAACAacgtcatttcaaatttatcgCAAAAGGCGTTGCATGGCCTTTCAAAGGTTAAAACTTTATATATCCATGGCAACGCGATTATGAGTATTGAAAAGATTCATTTCGACGGACTGCGATCGAGTATTCAGGTTTTAAATGTATCACATAATCAAATAGACGAAATCAAACAAGACACATTCAAAGACATGTATAATCTCAAAACTCTAGACTTATCAAACAatgatatacatgttatagaaaaCTTTTCATTCGAGTTACTGTCCTTGGATCATTTATTATTACAGCACAATCGCTTAACACATTTATGGAAGACATATTTCACGGGAGCGAAAAAAATAGTAAATCTTGATATAAGTTATAATAAGCTGACGGATATTTCAAGCGATGCGTTTGACAGTCTACTGAATTCTATTCGTGTACTTACATTgaacaataatcaaataaagCATATCCATGTTGGTATGTTTCGAggaatgaaatatttacaagaaCTTAATCTAGCTAacaatcaaataataaacataGATTCAAATGGATTTGAAGACTTACACAATTTGAAAGTgttaaatttacataaaaatcaACTAGATACTGTGGATGGTAAATTTATGCAAGGATTATCATCTCTAAGGGATTTATACTTAGACTGTAATCCACTTAAGACTGCAACCGGTTTCAGTTTTATCAATCCTATTCACATTACAATGAATCTTACTTTGATGGCAGTCATTGAAAACGGCGCTAACATATCCTGGCCTTTCAAACATGGCAGTCAGATATATTGGTCTGTTACCGTAATTTGTGCACAACAAACCACGAATTGCGTGGTTGATAGGAAACCAGAGTATTTCCCGCCATTTACGGAGAGTATTTACTTAGTCAATTTATCGCCAAGTTCTATGTTGTATATTTGTGTAAGTCCCATTTTTATTAATAGTGACATTATCATTAATCAGTGTTTATTTGTAAACACATTGGCCAAAGCATCATCTACAACAGAAAATCCTACTCTAAAGACGGCACCAGTTTCAACGGGTAAAAAATTGCatcctatatattttttgtatgcaGAGTTcaattatatgtattttattgttatttatcttATACATGGTATACTTAAATAA